A single region of the Candidatus Protochlamydia amoebophila UWE25 genome encodes:
- a CDS encoding type III secretion system chaperone, translating into MLDSFVHQLARELEMEDLIISPEPNYFTIPFADDIQVDMTQFHQSYLLKGNIGACPKNNLDQYFLKLMEANLFGRGTRGTGIGLNKEENLLTLSLELDYNISYKNFRERLEDFISILDFWRKEALKHQ; encoded by the coding sequence ATGTTAGACTCTTTTGTGCATCAGTTAGCTCGTGAACTTGAAATGGAAGATTTAATTATTTCTCCAGAGCCTAATTATTTTACTATCCCTTTTGCAGATGATATTCAGGTTGATATGACGCAGTTTCACCAAAGTTATTTATTAAAAGGAAATATTGGAGCTTGTCCGAAAAACAATCTGGATCAATATTTCCTCAAATTGATGGAAGCAAATTTATTTGGTCGCGGCACGAGAGGGACAGGAATAGGTTTGAACAAAGAAGAGAATTTATTGACGCTTTCACTTGAGCTAGATTACAATATTTCTTATAAAAATTTTAGAGAACGATTGGAAGATTTCATAAGTATTTTGGATTTCTGGCGAAAAGAAGCGTTAAAACATCAATAG
- the sctD gene encoding type III secretion system inner membrane ring subunit SctD: MVARLVVEEGDLKGLVLSLENGESWIIGRDPDACQLVIEDPLTSRTHLVARRTAEGISVENLSLTNPIQINEEEIGEQARLLQQGDTLKIGNQIFRYYADLTAHVLDESFPSEISSNGEEQPLPIEIEDRPNPASSQSLFENEGEIDTIFDEDDNFSNLAEINFGIAETGRWLLKVIGGPNNGAEFYMQAGHSYILGTDPHTCDIVFHDTSVSRQHAKIAVSLEDTLTIEDLKSRNGVLVSGSPLEIKQNLSPSVIVTLGTTSFVVYDREGEMQTIISPLLPSIVKVLQNEEEVAKPKEETTIHVSEEMIPPPITPETTISQFGPYVLLAIISGLFLLTGMGIYFLFKSEPVVVNTQENASELVQQAIAPFPAVRYSFNKNAGNLLLLGHVSNSADKNQLMYNLQGLKFIKHIDDNGIIIDEYVWREINSILSKDPSWRGITVHSPEAGQFILSGYLETRKQAEKLSDYISVNFPYLDLLKKQVIVEEDVIGQINVWLQTYNLRGVTVKMGNGGEITLSGNAPSDKAGEITHLISKIKGLPGVRIVNNYIKADAPEMGIINLSDRYEVTGQSKIGNRYTIVINGRILSQGDNLDSMTITSIKEKVIFLEKDGTKYRIDYK; encoded by the coding sequence ATGGTAGCGCGACTAGTTGTAGAAGAAGGTGACTTGAAAGGATTAGTTCTGTCCTTAGAAAATGGCGAGAGCTGGATTATTGGGAGAGATCCTGATGCTTGCCAGCTCGTTATCGAAGATCCGTTAACTTCGCGTACCCATCTTGTAGCAAGACGAACAGCTGAAGGTATTTCCGTTGAAAATTTAAGCCTCACAAATCCTATCCAAATTAATGAAGAAGAAATTGGTGAACAAGCACGCCTCCTTCAACAAGGAGATACACTCAAAATTGGTAATCAAATTTTTCGTTATTATGCAGACCTCACAGCCCACGTACTAGATGAAAGTTTCCCCTCAGAAATTTCTTCGAATGGAGAAGAACAACCTCTACCTATAGAAATTGAAGATCGCCCCAACCCAGCTTCTTCTCAATCCTTGTTTGAAAATGAAGGGGAAATTGATACGATTTTTGACGAAGATGATAATTTTTCAAATTTAGCAGAAATTAATTTTGGAATTGCAGAAACAGGGCGCTGGCTTCTTAAGGTAATCGGTGGGCCAAATAATGGCGCTGAATTTTATATGCAAGCAGGTCATAGTTATATTCTTGGAACTGATCCTCATACATGTGATATTGTCTTTCATGATACAAGTGTCTCTCGTCAACACGCCAAAATTGCGGTTTCGTTAGAAGATACCTTGACAATTGAAGATTTGAAAAGTCGCAATGGCGTTTTAGTTAGTGGTTCACCATTAGAGATTAAACAAAATCTTTCTCCTAGTGTAATTGTTACTTTAGGTACAACTTCTTTTGTTGTTTATGATCGAGAAGGAGAAATGCAGACAATTATTTCCCCTCTTCTCCCCTCTATTGTTAAAGTTTTACAAAATGAAGAAGAAGTAGCCAAGCCGAAAGAAGAGACTACAATTCATGTTTCTGAAGAAATGATTCCTCCCCCAATCACCCCTGAAACAACAATATCACAATTTGGGCCTTATGTTTTGCTAGCTATTATATCAGGTCTCTTCTTATTGACAGGGATGGGAATATATTTTCTATTTAAAAGCGAACCAGTGGTTGTCAATACGCAAGAAAATGCATCTGAACTAGTCCAACAAGCAATTGCCCCCTTTCCGGCCGTTCGCTACTCATTTAACAAAAACGCAGGAAATCTTCTGTTATTAGGACACGTTAGTAATTCTGCAGATAAAAACCAGCTGATGTATAATCTGCAAGGACTAAAATTTATTAAACATATTGATGACAATGGCATTATTATTGATGAATATGTTTGGAGAGAAATTAATTCGATATTATCTAAAGATCCCTCTTGGAGAGGGATTACTGTTCATTCCCCTGAAGCTGGGCAATTTATTCTATCCGGTTATTTAGAAACTCGTAAACAAGCTGAGAAGCTCTCCGACTATATTAGCGTTAATTTTCCTTACTTAGATCTACTCAAGAAACAGGTCATTGTAGAAGAAGATGTGATTGGACAAATTAATGTTTGGTTGCAAACTTATAATCTTCGCGGTGTAACGGTTAAAATGGGAAATGGTGGAGAAATTACTTTATCAGGAAATGCCCCTTCTGATAAAGCAGGAGAAATAACTCATTTGATTTCTAAAATTAAAGGCCTTCCAGGAGTAAGAATCGTTAATAACTATATCAAAGCGGATGCTCCAGAAATGGGTATTATTAATCTTTCTGATAGATATGAAGTGACAGGGCAATCTAAAATTGGAAATCGTTATACCATTGTCATTAATGGACGTATTTTATCTCAAGGAGATAATTTAGACAGTATGACAATTACTTCTATCAAAGAAAAAGTTATTTTTTTAGAAAAAGATGGAACGAAATACAGAATTGATTATAAGTAG
- a CDS encoding DUF5398 domain-containing protein produces MFGLEDQKKKKTSEEFVFELEKDLKNLKKNKEIRQQVEERIQKIKEALRSGENQEEFDRFGLLLHGYTSLLKVISRFNPK; encoded by the coding sequence ATGTTTGGTTTAGAAGATCAAAAAAAGAAAAAAACTTCAGAAGAATTTGTTTTTGAGCTAGAGAAAGATTTAAAGAATCTAAAAAAAAATAAAGAAATTCGACAGCAAGTGGAAGAAAGAATTCAAAAAATTAAAGAAGCTTTAAGATCCGGCGAAAATCAAGAAGAATTTGACCGCTTTGGATTACTTCTCCATGGATATACTTCATTGCTGAAAGTAATTTCTCGCTTTAATCCTAAATAA
- a CDS encoding tetratricopeptide repeat protein translates to MDPEKINAFKDDFALLIEAGFLAVKQLDETSSTRIFHAAQALSPHNTAPQIGLGYIALNKLELKEATRIFEGIIAAEPDNYLAQTFLGMCFLLNKTKRKKGEKLINEAIEKTTDSTIKNLGAISLEWAEKDLSKVSKAPFFTKQNQEKNESEE, encoded by the coding sequence ATGGATCCAGAAAAAATAAATGCATTTAAAGATGATTTTGCTTTACTAATCGAAGCAGGTTTTTTGGCCGTAAAACAATTAGATGAAACAAGTTCAACTCGCATTTTTCATGCTGCTCAAGCTTTAAGCCCTCATAACACAGCTCCTCAAATTGGTTTGGGATACATTGCCTTAAACAAGCTTGAGTTAAAAGAAGCAACGCGTATCTTTGAAGGCATTATAGCTGCAGAACCTGATAATTATCTCGCTCAAACATTTTTAGGAATGTGTTTTCTTTTAAATAAAACAAAGAGAAAAAAAGGGGAAAAACTGATCAATGAAGCCATTGAGAAAACAACTGATTCTACGATTAAAAATTTAGGAGCAATTTCACTCGAATGGGCAGAAAAAGATTTATCTAAAGTTTCAAAAGCTCCCTTCTTCACCAAACAAAATCAAGAAAAAAATGAAAGCGAAGAATAA
- a CDS encoding galactosyltransferase-related protein → MMQKMALIIPYRNREEHLKIFLTEFPEKIQKISPHVQYTIFIIEQAEGKLFNRGKLLNVGYTLTQETFDYFCFHDVDMLPTTSDYSYPIVPTHLAADVSQFREWMGNGLAYKNYFGGVVLFNKADFVKVNGYSNRYWGYGVEDDDLIVRVVENNLNWVRKPGVYESLTHAYSGGTPEHQANKTRFINLLKNLEEDLSGLSDLNYQVLNSKIFSNYTQYLVDI, encoded by the coding sequence ATGATGCAAAAGATGGCTCTTATCATTCCTTATCGTAATCGAGAAGAGCATCTAAAAATATTTCTCACAGAGTTCCCAGAGAAGATTCAAAAAATATCTCCTCATGTTCAATATACTATTTTTATCATTGAGCAAGCGGAGGGCAAACTTTTTAATCGAGGTAAACTTTTAAATGTTGGATATACATTAACACAAGAAACTTTTGATTATTTCTGCTTTCATGATGTAGATATGTTACCAACTACCTCAGACTATTCTTATCCAATTGTTCCTACTCATCTTGCAGCTGACGTGAGCCAGTTTCGAGAATGGATGGGTAATGGACTTGCCTATAAAAATTATTTTGGCGGAGTTGTTTTATTCAACAAAGCAGATTTTGTTAAAGTTAATGGGTATTCTAATCGTTATTGGGGATATGGAGTTGAAGACGATGATTTAATAGTTCGTGTGGTTGAAAATAACTTAAATTGGGTTCGTAAACCAGGTGTGTATGAAAGCCTCACTCACGCTTATTCAGGAGGTACTCCAGAACATCAAGCAAATAAAACTCGCTTCATCAATCTTTTAAAAAATTTAGAAGAAGATTTGTCAGGTTTATCTGATCTCAATTATCAGGTTTTAAACAGCAAAATATTTTCTAATTATACCCAATATTTAGTAGATATTTAA
- a CDS encoding DUF5407 family protein has translation MATGGGSSGDFQGNYVGEGFKVDFLISIVNDATVSAKRKLEILKARRSSISIADMFDMQMLMNHLSQLSEMSTAVVSASNSAISSMARNVKG, from the coding sequence ATGGCGACTGGTGGAGGAAGTAGTGGTGATTTTCAAGGTAACTACGTAGGGGAAGGATTTAAAGTTGACTTTTTGATTAGCATTGTTAACGATGCGACAGTTAGTGCAAAAAGAAAACTGGAAATCTTGAAAGCAAGACGTAGTTCTATCAGTATTGCTGATATGTTCGACATGCAAATGTTGATGAATCACCTATCTCAATTATCAGAGATGTCCACGGCTGTTGTGAGTGCATCCAACTCAGCAATCTCATCAATGGCTCGTAACGTTAAAGGATAA
- the fliI gene encoding flagellar protein export ATPase FliI: MFFNDQIDKLLDDLDELQLTTVNGRITEIVGMLIKAVVPQVKIGEVCLIKRAGDPLRAEVVGFTKDEVLLSPLGEMTGIGPSSEVIPTHLPLHIKVGPQLLGRILNGLGEPLDEETKGPLILEETYPVIQAPPDPVKRMPIHNPISVGIRAIDGVLTTGLGQRVGIFAAAGGGKSTLLGMIARNAVADVNVISLIGERGRELREFIEKDLGPEGLKRSVLVVSTSDQASQLRLNAAYVGTAIAEYFRDQGKSVILMMDSVTRFARALREVGLAAGEPPARAGYTPSVFSTLPKLLERAGNSDKGSITAFYTILVAGDDMNEPVADEVRSILDGHIILSSELARQYHYPAIDVLSSASRVMNAIVPKEHLQLVGKLKEVLANYKKNELLIKIGEYKRGADKAGDFAIDYIEKVLKFLKQGVDEKCSFQETVQLLKSLFR; encoded by the coding sequence ATGTTTTTTAATGATCAAATTGACAAACTTCTGGATGATCTAGATGAACTTCAACTTACGACGGTGAATGGCCGCATTACCGAAATTGTTGGAATGTTAATCAAAGCTGTGGTGCCTCAAGTAAAAATTGGGGAAGTTTGTTTAATCAAAAGAGCAGGTGACCCTTTACGCGCAGAAGTGGTGGGTTTTACAAAAGACGAAGTCCTTCTTTCTCCTTTAGGAGAAATGACTGGTATCGGCCCCTCTTCTGAAGTCATTCCCACTCATCTTCCTTTACACATCAAAGTCGGCCCTCAATTGCTTGGGAGAATTTTAAATGGTTTAGGAGAACCCTTAGACGAAGAAACCAAAGGTCCTTTAATCTTAGAAGAGACCTATCCTGTTATTCAAGCTCCTCCTGACCCTGTCAAAAGAATGCCTATTCATAACCCTATTTCCGTTGGAATAAGGGCTATTGACGGCGTATTAACTACAGGCCTCGGACAAAGAGTAGGGATTTTTGCTGCTGCAGGTGGTGGTAAATCAACATTACTTGGAATGATTGCTCGCAATGCAGTCGCAGATGTCAATGTAATCAGTTTAATTGGGGAGCGAGGGCGAGAACTCAGAGAATTTATTGAAAAGGATTTAGGTCCCGAAGGACTAAAAAGATCTGTCCTTGTGGTCTCGACCTCTGACCAAGCCTCCCAGCTTCGTCTCAATGCAGCTTACGTTGGTACTGCGATTGCTGAATATTTTAGAGATCAAGGTAAATCTGTCATCTTAATGATGGATTCGGTGACGAGATTTGCAAGAGCTCTGCGTGAAGTAGGCTTAGCAGCAGGCGAACCTCCGGCAAGAGCTGGTTATACTCCTTCAGTCTTTTCAACGCTTCCTAAACTATTGGAAAGAGCGGGAAATTCTGATAAAGGGAGTATTACAGCTTTTTATACTATCTTAGTGGCTGGAGATGATATGAATGAACCCGTTGCTGATGAAGTACGCTCTATTCTGGATGGTCACATTATTTTATCTAGTGAACTTGCACGTCAATATCATTATCCCGCCATTGATGTTCTCTCCTCTGCAAGTCGTGTCATGAATGCCATTGTTCCCAAAGAACACTTGCAATTAGTTGGTAAACTTAAAGAAGTTTTAGCTAATTATAAAAAAAACGAGCTATTAATTAAAATTGGCGAATACAAAAGAGGGGCGGATAAAGCAGGAGATTTTGCCATAGACTATATCGAAAAAGTTTTAAAATTTCTCAAACAAGGTGTCGACGAAAAATGCTCATTTCAAGAGACTGTCCAACTCCTGAAATCTCTCTTCAGATAA
- the sctQ gene encoding type III secretion system cytoplasmic ring protein SctQ: MATPSASYDWIRTIDPELKNLDEIPLTGSAPPFPWEELSQRIAKSFDREGLFIQPKELVWRSQENLYEGLGDSPFPLHFAIPTLQGQACWIMPEQEMAILETWLLTKESHPISFQDRALSESFYRFFALEVLYHTNQLNFDKSITPILTNQTSLPNESALCLDICLQFQEQIVWGRLIISKDLRRSWVEHFASRGPSHLTTELAKAIDIQVHLEVGKTTLSLKEWSSVCLGDFIVLDSCSLDPQELTGRLMLTVNGKPAHRGKIKDGVIKILETPLIQEVETPLQELNMPQEELPMVKQSEEDDDDLSDLNFTEDEDEDEDFDFEDDEEETEDDDENFTLDEVTEEEQSSPKNNASQSSPASSITENTKTGLITPNQIPVNLTVEVGRIQMSMDHLLKLEPGNMLELNIKPEDGVDLTINGKIVGRGELLRIGEVLGVRVLELGH; encoded by the coding sequence ATGGCAACTCCTTCAGCTTCCTATGATTGGATTCGTACAATTGATCCAGAATTAAAAAATTTAGATGAAATTCCCCTAACAGGGTCTGCTCCTCCTTTTCCCTGGGAAGAGCTTTCTCAACGCATTGCAAAATCTTTCGATCGAGAAGGATTGTTTATTCAACCCAAAGAATTGGTTTGGCGTTCTCAAGAAAATTTATATGAAGGGCTAGGGGATTCCCCATTTCCTTTACATTTTGCAATTCCAACTTTACAAGGACAGGCTTGTTGGATAATGCCGGAACAGGAAATGGCTATTTTAGAGACATGGCTTTTAACTAAAGAGTCTCACCCTATTAGTTTTCAAGATCGAGCATTAAGTGAAAGCTTTTATCGATTTTTTGCTCTGGAAGTTCTTTACCACACTAATCAGCTTAACTTCGATAAATCAATTACTCCTATTCTCACTAATCAAACTTCTTTACCTAATGAAAGCGCTTTATGTCTAGATATCTGTTTGCAATTTCAAGAACAAATAGTCTGGGGTCGATTAATTATTTCAAAAGATTTGAGACGTTCCTGGGTCGAGCATTTTGCTTCCCGAGGCCCTTCTCATTTGACGACCGAACTTGCCAAAGCTATTGATATTCAAGTACATTTAGAAGTTGGAAAGACGACACTTTCATTAAAAGAGTGGTCTTCAGTTTGTTTAGGTGATTTTATTGTTTTGGATAGCTGCTCATTAGACCCTCAAGAATTGACAGGCCGTCTTATGCTAACGGTTAACGGAAAGCCTGCCCATCGAGGAAAAATCAAAGATGGTGTTATCAAAATTTTAGAAACCCCTCTCATCCAAGAAGTTGAAACACCTTTACAAGAATTAAATATGCCACAAGAGGAACTCCCTATGGTAAAACAATCAGAAGAAGATGATGATGATTTAAGTGACTTAAATTTTACTGAAGACGAAGATGAAGACGAAGATTTTGATTTTGAAGACGATGAGGAAGAGACTGAAGATGATGATGAAAATTTTACTTTAGACGAAGTAACAGAAGAAGAACAATCTTCTCCCAAAAACAATGCATCTCAAAGTAGTCCAGCTTCTTCTATTACAGAAAACACAAAAACAGGTCTCATTACCCCTAACCAAATTCCTGTCAATCTGACTGTAGAAGTCGGCCGTATCCAAATGTCTATGGATCATTTACTCAAACTTGAACCCGGTAATATGCTTGAATTAAACATTAAACCGGAAGATGGAGTCGATTTAACGATTAATGGAAAAATTGTCGGACGAGGAGAGCTACTTCGTATTGGGGAAGTTTTAGGTGTGAGAGTTTTAGAATTAGGTCATTGA
- a CDS encoding protein kinase domain-containing protein codes for MELDPSKRITLPTALDSTKNIVKIPEKIGPYQVEALLEKGGMSILYLATHPDTKDPITIKVLFPEFVSNPEMVQRFLRESEIIGLADHPNIVKLYGQGEWEGGLYIAMEFIQGISLRQYLLRNLISLKHALELVMEISMALCHLHAHGVIHRDVKPENILVTESGGVKVIDFGIAQLLTEGQTDPKSQRRLIGTPIYMSPEQKNNPESTSYPSDIYSLGIITYELVLGKLSHGQIHLSIMPKGLQKILAKALQLNPEDRYQDIVDFMTDVSAYLYSPALLKENKELDPLSDLSESLRHAQHSLVPDNPPKWSKIDIGLASYKSLGISSLYYDFFNLPHHGYGIIIGEPSVKGSAGIVYTSVLRGMVRALCQLTQRPEEMATVLNALLLNDPMKQNFSFSYLILSPQENLFRFISCGCGHLWYLPKEKLQLELINSENSPLGINHLNSFVEIEHPWNVGDAILFYGSLCSSDTFAKKPLFSNEQLLSSLQEASMTSPQKQVDTILRKAKVELSRTSDERSIVLLNLLRNE; via the coding sequence GTGGAATTAGATCCTAGCAAACGAATAACTTTACCAACCGCCCTTGATTCAACTAAAAATATTGTTAAAATTCCTGAAAAAATTGGCCCTTATCAAGTAGAAGCTCTACTCGAAAAGGGCGGTATGAGTATTCTTTATCTGGCCACACACCCAGATACCAAGGACCCTATCACTATTAAAGTTCTCTTTCCAGAATTTGTTTCCAATCCAGAAATGGTTCAACGCTTTCTGCGTGAATCTGAAATTATTGGACTTGCAGATCATCCAAACATTGTTAAGTTATATGGGCAAGGAGAGTGGGAAGGCGGACTTTATATTGCCATGGAATTTATCCAAGGCATTTCTTTAAGGCAATATCTTTTACGCAATCTAATTTCTCTTAAGCATGCTTTAGAGCTAGTTATGGAAATTTCAATGGCTCTATGCCACCTTCATGCTCATGGTGTGATTCATCGAGATGTCAAGCCTGAAAATATTTTAGTGACAGAATCAGGAGGAGTCAAAGTTATTGATTTTGGAATTGCTCAGCTTTTAACAGAAGGGCAAACAGATCCAAAATCTCAACGCCGTTTAATTGGAACTCCTATTTATATGAGTCCCGAACAAAAAAACAATCCTGAATCAACTTCTTATCCCTCAGATATTTACTCATTAGGTATCATCACTTATGAACTCGTGCTTGGAAAATTGAGCCATGGACAAATTCATCTTTCTATCATGCCTAAAGGGCTACAAAAAATATTAGCCAAAGCTTTACAGTTAAATCCTGAGGATCGGTATCAAGATATCGTTGATTTTATGACAGATGTCTCTGCTTACCTTTATTCTCCAGCTCTGCTTAAAGAAAACAAAGAATTAGATCCATTAAGCGATCTTTCAGAAAGCTTGCGTCACGCTCAGCATTCTTTAGTTCCAGACAATCCTCCCAAATGGTCTAAAATTGATATAGGGCTTGCTTCTTATAAAAGTTTGGGAATATCGAGTTTATATTATGATTTTTTTAATCTCCCCCATCACGGCTACGGAATCATCATTGGAGAACCTTCCGTAAAAGGCTCAGCAGGAATTGTCTATACTTCAGTTTTAAGAGGAATGGTTCGTGCTCTTTGTCAACTTACTCAAAGACCTGAAGAAATGGCTACGGTCCTCAATGCACTCTTGTTAAATGATCCTATGAAGCAAAATTTCTCTTTTAGTTATCTTATTCTTTCTCCTCAAGAAAATCTCTTCCGGTTTATTTCTTGTGGATGTGGACACTTATGGTATCTCCCAAAAGAAAAATTGCAATTAGAACTCATTAATTCTGAAAATTCTCCCCTAGGAATTAATCATTTAAACTCATTTGTGGAAATCGAACATCCATGGAATGTTGGAGATGCAATTCTTTTCTATGGTTCCTTATGCTCCTCCGATACTTTTGCCAAAAAACCTTTATTTTCAAATGAGCAATTGTTATCAAGCCTTCAAGAAGCTTCTATGACATCTCCCCAAAAACAAGTAGATACTATTCTTAGAAAAGCTAAGGTTGAGCTTAGCCGTACCTCCGATGAACGCTCTATTGTTCTTCTTAATCTTCTAAGAAACGAATAA
- a CDS encoding IS5 family transposase (programmed frameshift), whose translation MEANRRHDRSDRVWNLLEPHLPGKRGAWGGIARDNRIFINAVFWILRTKAPWRDLPPDYGGWSNTHRRFIRWRNQRVWERLLEVLIDDPDYEWLVIDASHCKVHPHATGAKGGNQSMGPYKRGLNTKLHLAVDAHGLPIRVIIIEGTTADCTQASNLIAGLTAERLMADKGYDSDVIVEQAISQGMQVVIPPRKNRIAGREYDKDLYKLRHLVENAFLHLKRWRGIATRYAKNTASFLAAIHIRCIAIWAKVS comes from the exons ATGGAAGCAAACAGAAGACATGATAGATCCGACAGAGTTTGGAATTTACTGGAACCTCATTTGCCAGGAAAAAGAGGGGCTTGGGGTGGTATAGCAAGAGATAATAGGATTTTTATCAATGCAGTATTTTGGATATTAAGAACGAAAGCTCCATGGAGGGATTTGCCTCCAGATTACGGTGGTTGGAGCAATACTCATCGGCGATTTATCCGATGGCGCAATCAGAGAGTCTGGGAAAGGTTGCTTGAGGTGCTGATTGACGATCCAGATTATGAATGGCTTGTAATAGATGCTTCGCATTGTAAAGTGCATCCTCATGCAACGGGAGCTAAAGGAGGTAATCAAAGCATGGGTC CGTACAAAAGGGGGCTCAATACAAAATTGCATCTTGCCGTGGATGCGCATGGTCTGCCGATCAGGGTCATTATTATAGAAGGCACAACAGCAGATTGTACTCAAGCAAGCAATTTGATCGCTGGTCTTACAGCTGAGCGATTAATGGCAGACAAAGGATATGATAGCGACGTAATCGTTGAGCAAGCTATAAGTCAGGGAATGCAAGTGGTGATTCCTCCACGAAAGAATCGCATAGCTGGTCGAGAATACGATAAAGATCTCTATAAGTTAAGGCATTTGGTGGAAAATGCATTTTTACATTTGAAGCGCTGGAGAGGAATAGCGACCCGTTATGCAAAGAACACAGCCTCATTCTTGGCTGCAATCCATATTAGATGTATTGCTATATGGGCAAAAGTCTCGTGA
- a CDS encoding helix-turn-helix domain-containing protein translates to MIDFLNIDEACEFLNLSRPTLYRYAKEGKIPSVKFGKTWRFHKKLLEEWLLNEMKEAAQRRAKQQPDNQLSEEKDIFSEN, encoded by the coding sequence ATGATAGATTTCTTAAATATAGACGAAGCTTGTGAATTTTTAAATTTATCCAGGCCAACTCTTTATAGATATGCAAAAGAAGGAAAAATTCCTTCTGTTAAATTTGGTAAGACTTGGCGTTTTCATAAAAAATTACTCGAAGAATGGCTTCTTAATGAAATGAAAGAGGCTGCTCAGAGGAGAGCGAAACAACAACCAGATAATCAATTAAGTGAAGAAAAAGATATTTTTTCAGAAAACTAA
- a CDS encoding PDDEXK nuclease domain-containing protein, with translation MPKENKTKNSVAKIEKATLFSNKEYASTLAELKKTIQQCQIRAITAANKELVRLYWMVGKTIVEKQESCGWGSKFIDKLTKDLQHEFPGIEGFSRTNIFRMKAFYREYKLVPPLVGQFNELEHLGVLAQIPWSHNIVLMEKLDNIEERIWYANKTLEHGWSRDILSMWIDSKLHKREGKAITNFKTTLPAPQSDLAQQALKDPFLFDFLTLHKDHQEKDLEDGLVNHIQKFLLELGQGFAFMGRQYQINVEGDPYYIDLLFYHVKLRAFVVIELKARAFKPEDAGQLNFYLSAVDDMLKHPSDNPTIGILLCKTKKKVKAEYAFRDIKKPMAAIEYETMLTKALPEELKSSLPSIKEIEEELEKDTKNDTKY, from the coding sequence ATGCCAAAGGAAAATAAGACCAAAAACTCTGTAGCTAAGATTGAAAAGGCCACTCTGTTTTCAAATAAAGAATACGCTTCAACTTTGGCAGAACTTAAGAAAACAATTCAACAATGCCAGATAAGAGCAATTACAGCCGCCAACAAAGAGTTAGTTCGTCTTTACTGGATGGTCGGCAAAACAATTGTTGAGAAACAGGAAAGCTGTGGATGGGGTAGCAAGTTCATTGATAAATTGACCAAAGACCTGCAACACGAATTTCCTGGAATAGAAGGTTTTTCCCGCACAAATATCTTTAGGATGAAAGCTTTTTATCGTGAATATAAATTAGTCCCACCGCTAGTGGGACAATTTAATGAACTAGAACATTTAGGGGTTTTAGCACAAATTCCCTGGAGTCATAACATTGTTTTAATGGAAAAGCTTGATAATATTGAAGAGCGTATTTGGTATGCAAATAAAACCCTAGAGCATGGCTGGAGTCGCGATATTCTCTCTATGTGGATAGACTCAAAACTGCACAAGAGAGAAGGTAAAGCGATAACAAACTTCAAAACTACCTTACCAGCTCCGCAATCAGATTTAGCCCAGCAAGCGTTAAAAGATCCGTTCTTGTTTGATTTCTTAACACTCCATAAAGATCATCAAGAAAAAGACCTGGAAGATGGTTTGGTTAACCATATTCAAAAGTTTTTATTAGAGCTTGGACAAGGGTTTGCTTTCATGGGTAGGCAATACCAAATCAATGTAGAAGGCGACCCATACTACATTGACCTACTTTTTTATCATGTGAAACTTAGAGCTTTCGTCGTTATTGAACTTAAAGCACGTGCGTTTAAGCCTGAGGATGCAGGACAGCTCAATTTCTATTTGTCTGCTGTAGATGACATGTTAAAGCACCCTAGCGATAATCCAACAATCGGCATTTTATTATGCAAAACAAAAAAGAAGGTCAAAGCCGAATATGCTTTTAGGGACATTAAAAAGCCAATGGCAGCAATTGAATACGAAACTATGTTGACCAAAGCACTACCCGAAGAGCTTAAATCAAGTCTACCTTCAATTAAAGAAATCGAAGAAGAGTTAGAGAAAGACACAAAGAATGACACCAAATACTAA
- a CDS encoding helix-turn-helix domain-containing protein — MSIKIDDDSLFDVPALATALGIKEKTVRKLLGEGQIKGKKLGRKWYVTGTTLKAYFNETSVENGEK; from the coding sequence ATGAGTATAAAAATTGACGATGATTCTCTGTTCGATGTTCCAGCTTTGGCAACAGCATTAGGTATTAAAGAGAAGACGGTAAGAAAGTTGCTTGGAGAAGGGCAAATCAAGGGAAAGAAATTAGGAAGAAAATGGTATGTTACTGGAACCACTTTAAAAGCTTACTTCAACGAGACGAGTGTCGAGAATGGCGAAAAGTGA